The nucleotide sequence GCTTTCTCCAAATATAAAGGCCGAAACCTGTATAGCCGATGCTACTGCAGCCATAGCTTGGGTATTTAGGAATATTGAACGATATAATGGTGATCCCAACCAAATATTTGTCTCCGGACATTCAGCAGGAGGTTATTTGGCCCTAATGTCCGTTATGGACAAAAGCTGGCTCCAAAAGTACAATTTGGATTCCGATCTGGTCGCTGGACTAATTCCTTTTAGTGGCCATACCATTACCCATTTTACGATAAGAAAGGAACAGGGCATTCCGGGGGAACAACCTATTGTTGATAAGTTAGCGCCCTTGTACCATGTAAGAAAGAATGCACCGCCTACCTTATTGATTACTGGGGACAGGGAAAAAGAGATGCTGGGAAGGTATGAGGAGAATGCCTATTTCTATAGAATGATGAAAGTTACCGGACATCAGGACATAACCTTATACGAAATGGACGGCTACGGACATAATATGACCCAACCGGCATTTCCTTTATTGGTTGATTTTGTAAAGTCCAAATCTAATGTGGACTAGAAAGACTTCACATTTTGTAAATTGATTTAATTTTTCACGCGCCAATATTTTGTACATTATTCACTTTTATTATGAGTCAAAATAATAACCCGGAGCCAATCAACATATAATGAAAATTGTAATAGCCCCCGATTCTTTTAAGGAATGTTTATCAGCCCGGCAGGTGGCCAGCAATATAGCATTAGGCATACGAAAGATAGCGCCCAATGCGGAAATCTACGAAATCCCCATATCGGATGGAGGGGAAGGCGTACTCGAAGCTCTTATAAATGGCGTTGGTGGCCGTAGAATATCTGTTTCCGTTATGGATCCCCTTATGCGCCTAATCCAAGCTGAATACGGTATTTTAAAGGATGGGAAAACAGCCGTTATAGAGATGGCCAAGGCCTCCGGATTGGAATTGCTCAAGGAGCCCGAAAAGAACCCTCTGATAACTACAACCTTTGGTACGGGGCAATTGATCAAGGATGCATTGGATAAGGGTTGCAATAAGATTATTATTGGCATAGGCGGAAGCGCCACCAATGATGGGGGAGTCGGAATGGTAAGAGCATTGGGAGCTAAATTCTTGGATGACCAGGGAGAAGAGATTCCCGAGGGAGGTGGAAGCTTGGGCGGCTTGACGACCATAGATTTGTCCAATTTTGATGATAGAATTCAAAATTGCGAGCTAATCGTTGCATGTGATGTATCCAATCCCCTTAGCGGTGCCAATGGAGCCTCCATGGTTTATGGCGGCCAAAAAGGAGGTAGTATGGAAGATTTGGAGTTCTTAGACAGTAATCTAGCCCATTATGCCACTAAAATTAAGGCCACCATTGGTATAGATGTCGCCCAGATTCCCGGTGCAGGAGCAGCTGGCGGTACTGGTGCTGGATTATTGGCTTTTTTGAAGGGCCAACTGGTAAATGGAATAGAATTAATTCTACAGACCATTAAAATAGAAGAATTTATAAAACAAGCCGATCTGGTATTTACCGGCGAAGGAAAAATAGATGGTCAAACCCTACATGGTAAAACTATTTCCGGAATTGCGGCCATGGCAAAAAAACATGAAGTTCCGGTAATCGTGCTTACTGGAAAAATAGGGGAGGGAATTGATGAAATATACAACATAGGTGTCAGTGCGGTGTTTTCCATAGTTAATCAACCTATGGAGTTAAAGGTGGCTATAGATCAGGCTCCCGTGTTAATTCAGGATTGCACCAAAAATATAATGGCCGCCATTATGAGTTGTAAGACGGATTTATAGAAGAGCAAAAAAGATCAAAAAAAAAATCAAATAAACTAAACAATAAAACAATTATGCCAAATCCATGGACGGGGAAAGGAAACCCTTACACAAAACAAGAAGTTAGAGATAGGTTACAAGCAGTAGTAAATCAAAAAAAAGCCATTATTGCGGCCGGTGCCGGTACCGGGATCAGTGCTAAATTCATAGAAAAAGGTGGTGCGGATCTGATTATCATATACAACTCGGGCAGGTTTAGAATGTCCGGGCACGGTTCAACTGCGGGGATGATGGCCTATGGGGATGCCAATGCGGTAGCCATGGAAATAGGGGAATATGAGGTTTTGCCCGTAGTGGAGGAAATTCCTGTAATATGTGGGGTTCACGGAAGTGACCCAAGAAGAAGAATGTGGCACTTTTTGGGAAAAGTAAAGGATATGGGCTTCTCAGGGGTCAATAATTTCCCGACACATTCCATCATCGATGGCCATTTTAGAAATGTACTTGAAGAAACCGGAATGAGTTTTCAAAAAGAAGTGGATATGGTAGAACTGGCCACCAAAATGGACCTGTTTTCTATCGTATATGTAGGCAAACCGGA is from Arenibacter algicola and encodes:
- a CDS encoding alpha/beta hydrolase, with protein sequence MKKLAIYMFLAVLPLYANGQAISYKTIENVYYYDSQTVGQTTYMKEKNLLDIYHPEGDQKVPVVIWFHGGGLTAGQKEIPSALKEKGFCVIGVGYRLSPNIKAETCIADATAAIAWVFRNIERYNGDPNQIFVSGHSAGGYLALMSVMDKSWLQKYNLDSDLVAGLIPFSGHTITHFTIRKEQGIPGEQPIVDKLAPLYHVRKNAPPTLLITGDREKEMLGRYEENAYFYRMMKVTGHQDITLYEMDGYGHNMTQPAFPLLVDFVKSKSNVD
- a CDS encoding glycerate kinase, whose protein sequence is MKIVIAPDSFKECLSARQVASNIALGIRKIAPNAEIYEIPISDGGEGVLEALINGVGGRRISVSVMDPLMRLIQAEYGILKDGKTAVIEMAKASGLELLKEPEKNPLITTTFGTGQLIKDALDKGCNKIIIGIGGSATNDGGVGMVRALGAKFLDDQGEEIPEGGGSLGGLTTIDLSNFDDRIQNCELIVACDVSNPLSGANGASMVYGGQKGGSMEDLEFLDSNLAHYATKIKATIGIDVAQIPGAGAAGGTGAGLLAFLKGQLVNGIELILQTIKIEEFIKQADLVFTGEGKIDGQTLHGKTISGIAAMAKKHEVPVIVLTGKIGEGIDEIYNIGVSAVFSIVNQPMELKVAIDQAPVLIQDCTKNIMAAIMSCKTDL
- a CDS encoding phosphoenolpyruvate hydrolase family protein gives rise to the protein MPNPWTGKGNPYTKQEVRDRLQAVVNQKKAIIAAGAGTGISAKFIEKGGADLIIIYNSGRFRMSGHGSTAGMMAYGDANAVAMEIGEYEVLPVVEEIPVICGVHGSDPRRRMWHFLGKVKDMGFSGVNNFPTHSIIDGHFRNVLEETGMSFQKEVDMVELATKMDLFSIVYVGKPEEAVQMADVGADAIIAHVGTTVGGSIGVTSATASMDDALERTQKIVDAVKKANPDTFLLAHGGPINTPADVKYVLEHCKGLHGFVGASSLERMGIEQSLTNLTKEFKALTL